The following coding sequences lie in one Silvanigrella aquatica genomic window:
- the kdsB gene encoding 3-deoxy-manno-octulosonate cytidylyltransferase — protein sequence MNVTAPQQNNKSIIIIIPARFASTRLPGKPLLKIGSKSIISHVATRAKTLAERLSTLNNVNSVNLIVATDHQDIFQEVTNIGVNATMTSSHLINGTERVYAAAISLKEKIQISDHDLVINIQGDEPFFSIDDVENLAKKMLENTLVPLGTLAYKRNDVDLFFSSSVVKVVRDNSLFALYFSRAPIPFPKELLGATGHDWVQKISLIKENISFLHHVGVYAFQFEALCQFAGHLKHSRLEELESLEQLRALQSGWKILVNDATSEPFGIDTPEDLEKANVYLKNNL from the coding sequence ATGAATGTAACAGCTCCACAGCAAAATAATAAATCAATTATAATTATTATTCCAGCCCGTTTTGCTTCAACTCGATTGCCTGGTAAACCCCTTTTAAAAATAGGCTCTAAAAGTATTATTTCACATGTTGCTACACGTGCAAAAACATTAGCAGAAAGACTTTCAACTCTCAATAATGTGAATTCCGTAAATTTAATTGTCGCAACAGATCATCAAGACATATTCCAAGAAGTCACAAATATAGGAGTCAATGCAACAATGACTTCTTCTCATTTGATAAATGGAACGGAAAGAGTCTATGCTGCGGCAATATCCTTAAAAGAGAAAATTCAAATATCAGATCACGATTTAGTCATTAATATTCAAGGTGATGAACCTTTTTTTTCCATTGATGATGTTGAAAATTTAGCAAAAAAAATGCTTGAAAATACTCTAGTTCCTTTGGGTACACTCGCTTATAAAAGAAATGATGTTGATTTATTTTTTTCAAGTTCCGTGGTGAAGGTTGTACGCGATAATTCTCTTTTTGCACTCTATTTTTCAAGAGCTCCCATTCCATTCCCAAAGGAACTTCTTGGCGCAACAGGACATGATTGGGTACAAAAAATTTCACTTATTAAAGAAAATATTTCCTTTTTGCATCATGTCGGTGTTTACGCTTTTCAATTTGAAGCTCTTTGCCAGTTTGCAGGGCACTTAAAACACAGCAGACTTGAGGAATTAGAAAGTCTTGAGCAATTACGCGCTCTGCAATCAGGTTGGAAAATACTTGTCAATGACGCCACATCAGAACCATTTGGTATTGATACCCCCGAAGACTTAGAGAAAGCAAATGTCTATTTAAAAAATAATTTATAA